A genomic stretch from Peromyscus eremicus chromosome 6, PerEre_H2_v1, whole genome shotgun sequence includes:
- the LOC131912822 gene encoding FRAS1-related extracellular matrix protein 2-like: MSSSKEPVFYFGDVQYSVDESAGYVEVQIWRTGTDLSRPSSVTVRSRKTEPPSADAGTDYVGISRSLDFAPGVNMQTVRVVILDDLGRPVLEGIEKFELVLRMPVNAALGEPSKAMVSINDSASDLPKMQFKERVYTCNEDDARVVAMIYRSGDVQHRSSVRCYTRQGSAQVMMDFEERPNTDVSIVTFLPGMYELENDLNLLLIFNEIGESQYYNIGPSY; encoded by the exons ATGTCTTCTAGTAAAG AGCCGGTCTTCTACTTTGGGGATGTCCAGTACTCGGTGGATGAGAGTGCCGGCTACGTGGAGGTGCAGATATGGAGGACGGGTACGGACCTCTCCAGGCCTTCGAGCGTCACCGTGAGGTCCCGGAAAACAGAACCACCCTCTGCAGATG CTGGAACAGATTATGTGGGAATCAGCCGCAGTTTAGATTTTGCACCTGGCGTCAACATGCAGACTGTTCGTGTTGTCATTCTGGATGACCTGGGAAGACCCGTGCTGGAGGGAATTGAAAAGTTTGAACTGGTACTCCGCATGCCGGTGAACGCTGCCCTTGGCGAGCCCAGCAAGGCCATGGTGTCCATAAATGACTCGGCCTCCGACT tgcctAAAATGCAATTCAAAGAGAGAGTGTACACTTGCAATGAAGACGATGCCCGTGTCGTGGCAATGATCTACAGGAGCGGTGACGTCCAgcacaggtcctctgtgagatGCTACACGAGGCAGGGGTCCGCGCAGGTGATGATGGACTTCGAAGAACGCCCAAATACTGATGTCTCCATTGTCACATTCCTCCCCGGTATGTATGAACTTGAAAATGATTTAAATCTCTTAct AATTTTTAATGAGATTGGAGAAAGTCAGTACTACAATATTGGTCCCAGTTATTAG
- the LOC131912935 gene encoding FRAS1-related extracellular matrix protein 2-like isoform X2 — protein MDDDIHEALEELQLVLGTPQSSSAFGAAVGEQNETLIKIQDDADKAVIKFGETKFSVTEPSKPGESVVVKIPVVRQGDTSKVSIVRVHTKDGSATSGEDYHPMSEGKKIEKIMEYQPQQPCGVQEPLWTPEVEFKEGETQHIVEIEVVFDGVREMREAFTVHLKPDENMVAETQATKAIVYIEEVNSMADVTFPSVPHIVSLLIYDDTSKAKENAGPVSGYPVVCITACNPKYPDYDKTGSICASENINDTLTRYRWLISAPAGPDGVTSPLREVDFDTFFTSSKTITLDSIYFQPGSRVQCAARAVNADGNEGLELMSPIVTIDREEGERCFPGKVTETLLQYCKYLISVYKFLQITLYTIELYLQTSIHFCKSLH, from the exons ATGGATGACGATATACATGAGGCCCTGGAGGAGCTGCAGCTGGTACTTGGCACTCCACAGAGCAGCTCTGCCTTCGGGGCTGCAGTGGGCGAGCAAAATGAAACTCTGATAAAGATCCAGGACGATGCTGACA AAGCTGTTATCAAATTTGGAGAAACCAAATTTAGTGTCACTGAGCCCAGCAAACCAGGAGAGTCCGTGGTCGTCAAAATTCCAGTGGTCCGCCAAGGAGACACTTCAAAGGTTTCCATTGTGAGAGTCCACACCAAAGATGGCTCGGCCACCTCCGGAGAGGATTATCACCCCATGTCAGAAG GGAAGAAGATTGAGAAGATAATGGAATACCAGCCACAGCAGCCCTGTGGGGTGCAGGAGCCTCTCTGGACACCCG AAGTCGAGTTTAAGGAAGGGGAAACCCAGCACATCGTTGAAATTGAAGTCGTCTTCGACGGGGTAAGAGAGATGAGGGAGGCCTTCACTGTTCACCTAAAACCAGATGAAAATATGGTGGCAGAGACGCAG GCAACCAAGGCCATTGTATATATAGAGGAAGTCAACAGCATGGCGGATGTCacctttccctctgtccctcacaTTGTGTCCTTGCTGATATATGATGACACTTCCAAAGCCAAGGAGAACGCTGGGCCTGTGTCTGGCTATCCCGTTGTCTGCATTACG GCTTGCAACCCCAAATATCCAGACTACGACAAAACAGGCTCTATTTGTGCCAGCGAGAACATCAATGACACTTTGACCCGATACCGGTGGCTGATCAGCGCTCCTGCTGGCCCGGATGGTGTGACCAGCCCTTTGAGAGAGGTGGACTTCGACACCTTTTTCACATCATCCAAAACGATCACGTTAGACTCCATATACTTTCAGCCTGGTTCCCGGGTACAGTGTGCGGCTCGTGCAGTGAACGCCGATGGGAATGAAGGCCTGGAACTGATGAGCCCCATCGTCACCATCGACAGAGAGGAAGGTGAGAGATGTTTCCCTGGGAAGGTCACTGAAACACTGCTGCAGTATTGCAAATACCTCATTTCTGTGTATAAATTCCTCCAAATAACCCTGTATACCATAGAACTCTACTTACAGACGAGCATCCATTTTTGCAAAAGTCTTCATTAG
- the LOC131912935 gene encoding FRAS1-related extracellular matrix protein 2-like isoform X1, whose product MDDDIHEALEELQLVLGTPQSSSAFGAAVGEQNETLIKIQDDADKAVIKFGETKFSVTEPSKPGESVVVKIPVVRQGDTSKVSIVRVHTKDGSATSGEDYHPMSEAEGHLQISSSTFCSKACYSGFNKTHHEVEFKEGETQHIVEIEVVFDGVREMREAFTVHLKPDENMVAETQATKAIVYIEEVNSMADVTFPSVPHIVSLLIYDDTSKAKENAGPVSGYPVVCITACNPKYPDYDKTGSICASENINDTLTRYRWLISAPAGPDGVTSPLREVDFDTFFTSSKTITLDSIYFQPGSRVQCAARAVNADGNEGLELMSPIVTIDREEGERCFPGKVTETLLQYCKYLISVYKFLQITLYTIELYLQTSIHFCKSLH is encoded by the exons ATGGATGACGATATACATGAGGCCCTGGAGGAGCTGCAGCTGGTACTTGGCACTCCACAGAGCAGCTCTGCCTTCGGGGCTGCAGTGGGCGAGCAAAATGAAACTCTGATAAAGATCCAGGACGATGCTGACA AAGCTGTTATCAAATTTGGAGAAACCAAATTTAGTGTCACTGAGCCCAGCAAACCAGGAGAGTCCGTGGTCGTCAAAATTCCAGTGGTCCGCCAAGGAGACACTTCAAAGGTTTCCATTGTGAGAGTCCACACCAAAGATGGCTCGGCCACCTCCGGAGAGGATTATCACCCCATGTCAGAAG CCGAAGGACATCTACAAATCAGCTCCTCCACCTTCTGTAGTAAGGCCTGCTACTCAGGCTTCAATAAAACCCATCATG AAGTCGAGTTTAAGGAAGGGGAAACCCAGCACATCGTTGAAATTGAAGTCGTCTTCGACGGGGTAAGAGAGATGAGGGAGGCCTTCACTGTTCACCTAAAACCAGATGAAAATATGGTGGCAGAGACGCAG GCAACCAAGGCCATTGTATATATAGAGGAAGTCAACAGCATGGCGGATGTCacctttccctctgtccctcacaTTGTGTCCTTGCTGATATATGATGACACTTCCAAAGCCAAGGAGAACGCTGGGCCTGTGTCTGGCTATCCCGTTGTCTGCATTACG GCTTGCAACCCCAAATATCCAGACTACGACAAAACAGGCTCTATTTGTGCCAGCGAGAACATCAATGACACTTTGACCCGATACCGGTGGCTGATCAGCGCTCCTGCTGGCCCGGATGGTGTGACCAGCCCTTTGAGAGAGGTGGACTTCGACACCTTTTTCACATCATCCAAAACGATCACGTTAGACTCCATATACTTTCAGCCTGGTTCCCGGGTACAGTGTGCGGCTCGTGCAGTGAACGCCGATGGGAATGAAGGCCTGGAACTGATGAGCCCCATCGTCACCATCGACAGAGAGGAAGGTGAGAGATGTTTCCCTGGGAAGGTCACTGAAACACTGCTGCAGTATTGCAAATACCTCATTTCTGTGTATAAATTCCTCCAAATAACCCTGTATACCATAGAACTCTACTTACAGACGAGCATCCATTTTTGCAAAAGTCTTCATTAG
- the LOC131912935 gene encoding FRAS1-related extracellular matrix protein 2-like isoform X3, whose translation MDDDIHEALEELQLVLGTPQSSSAFGAAVGEQNETLIKIQDDADKAVIKFGETKFSVTEPSKPGESVVVKIPVVRQGDTSKVSIVRVHTKDGSATSGEDYHPMSEEVEFKEGETQHIVEIEVVFDGVREMREAFTVHLKPDENMVAETQATKAIVYIEEVNSMADVTFPSVPHIVSLLIYDDTSKAKENAGPVSGYPVVCITACNPKYPDYDKTGSICASENINDTLTRYRWLISAPAGPDGVTSPLREVDFDTFFTSSKTITLDSIYFQPGSRVQCAARAVNADGNEGLELMSPIVTIDREEGERCFPGKVTETLLQYCKYLISVYKFLQITLYTIELYLQTSIHFCKSLH comes from the exons ATGGATGACGATATACATGAGGCCCTGGAGGAGCTGCAGCTGGTACTTGGCACTCCACAGAGCAGCTCTGCCTTCGGGGCTGCAGTGGGCGAGCAAAATGAAACTCTGATAAAGATCCAGGACGATGCTGACA AAGCTGTTATCAAATTTGGAGAAACCAAATTTAGTGTCACTGAGCCCAGCAAACCAGGAGAGTCCGTGGTCGTCAAAATTCCAGTGGTCCGCCAAGGAGACACTTCAAAGGTTTCCATTGTGAGAGTCCACACCAAAGATGGCTCGGCCACCTCCGGAGAGGATTATCACCCCATGTCAGAAG AAGTCGAGTTTAAGGAAGGGGAAACCCAGCACATCGTTGAAATTGAAGTCGTCTTCGACGGGGTAAGAGAGATGAGGGAGGCCTTCACTGTTCACCTAAAACCAGATGAAAATATGGTGGCAGAGACGCAG GCAACCAAGGCCATTGTATATATAGAGGAAGTCAACAGCATGGCGGATGTCacctttccctctgtccctcacaTTGTGTCCTTGCTGATATATGATGACACTTCCAAAGCCAAGGAGAACGCTGGGCCTGTGTCTGGCTATCCCGTTGTCTGCATTACG GCTTGCAACCCCAAATATCCAGACTACGACAAAACAGGCTCTATTTGTGCCAGCGAGAACATCAATGACACTTTGACCCGATACCGGTGGCTGATCAGCGCTCCTGCTGGCCCGGATGGTGTGACCAGCCCTTTGAGAGAGGTGGACTTCGACACCTTTTTCACATCATCCAAAACGATCACGTTAGACTCCATATACTTTCAGCCTGGTTCCCGGGTACAGTGTGCGGCTCGTGCAGTGAACGCCGATGGGAATGAAGGCCTGGAACTGATGAGCCCCATCGTCACCATCGACAGAGAGGAAGGTGAGAGATGTTTCCCTGGGAAGGTCACTGAAACACTGCTGCAGTATTGCAAATACCTCATTTCTGTGTATAAATTCCTCCAAATAACCCTGTATACCATAGAACTCTACTTACAGACGAGCATCCATTTTTGCAAAAGTCTTCATTAG